Below is a window of Candidatus Hydrogenedentota bacterium DNA.
CGCCGCATGAGCCGCCGCACGCCGGAAGAACTCGCGATCATCCGCGAATACGCATGGCTGCACACGGAACTGCTCCCGTATCTGTACAGCCACGTCGCCGCGTGCCACGAGGGCGGCCAGCCGCTCATGCGCCCGCTCGACGCGAAGTATCACTACCTTCTCGGCAAGGACATCCTTGTCGCGCCCATTTTCGAGGACTCGAATACGCGGCAAGTGTCCTTGCCCGAAGGGCAATGGCGCTACTGGTTCGACGACACGCGGCTGCTCGAAGGCGGCACAACCTTCGCGCGCGACTATCCCCTCGACGAATTCCCGGTCTACATCCGCGACGGCGCGATCCTGCCTATGCGCATTGCGCGCGCATACACCGGCATCGGCGACCGCG
It encodes the following:
- a CDS encoding glycoside hydrolase family 31 protein, translating into RRMSRRTPEELAIIREYAWLHTELLPYLYSHVAACHEGGQPLMRPLDAKYHYLLGKDILVAPIFEDSNTRQVSLPEGQWRYWFDDTRLLEGGTTFARDYPLDEFPVYIRDGAILPMRIARAYTGIGDRDWEGLLTLNLYPDGGEHTFQVRHPEGNGRATATVVMQGKAPLTVRIEGAARPHLLRVLAPAKPKSVTRDGAPLAEGAAWRYTPETQRLTVRTDESVTGTYEVGF